A single genomic interval of Zingiber officinale cultivar Zhangliang chromosome 4A, Zo_v1.1, whole genome shotgun sequence harbors:
- the LOC121972858 gene encoding glutathione S-transferase T3-like — translation MGNESDEDHNKRTVWTVADDKLLAAAYTIMSEDSVVGNAQKSESFWKQVVTYFNTNRAKGAKKRTAEKAKSHSASLKKIVNRYNGIYNKWYNDRPSGWSDEDLMVRAHEEYRNQRAIKKARTSESSGAHTDSSNSNITADIDDREIRSHPMGQKTAKRKDRERVGLLDELNQAMQQSMVLLEEYNNNKKVDQLIQAHQLLVMDTRGMTDEQLQNHLAICEQLKKKLNM, via the exons ATGGGCAACGAATCAGATGAAGACCATAACAAGCGAACAGTATGGACAGTGGCTGATGATAAGCTCCTTGCAGCGGCCTATACAATTATGAGTGAAGATTCAGTAGTTGGTAATGCGCAGAAGAGTGAGTCATTTTGGAAACAAGTTGTGACATATTTCAATACCAATCGAGCTAAGGGAGCTAAAAAGAGAACTGCGGAGAAAGCAAAATCACATTCGGCTTCATTAAAAAAGATCGTAAATAGATACAATGGAATCTACAATAAATGGTATAATGATCGACCAAGCGGATGGAGTGATGAGGATTTGATGGTGCGAGCTCATGAAGAATACAGGA ATCAACGGGCTATAAAAAAAGCAAGAACATCAGAATCATCAGGTGCACATACTGACTCTTCTAATTCTAACATAACTGCTGATATAGATGATAGAGAAATCCGATCTCATCCAATGGGACAGAAGACAGCAAAGAGGAAAGACAGAGAAAGAGTAGGCTTACTTGATGAATTGAATCAGGCTATGCAACAATCAATGGTGCTTTTGGAAGAGTATAATAACAATAAGAAAGTTGATCAACTCATCCAAGCACATCAACTCCTCGTAATGGACACACGAGGCATGACTGATGAACAACTTCAAAATCATCTAGCAATATGTGAACAACTGAAGAAAAAATTAAACATGTAG